In Meiothermus cerbereus DSM 11376, a single window of DNA contains:
- the ndk gene encoding nucleoside-diphosphate kinase, with the protein MERTYIMVKPDGVRRGLTGEIINRIERKGFKIVAMKKMLIPRATAEIHYGEHQGKPFFEGLVNFITSGPVVAMVVEGPGAIAEMRRLMGATRPWEAAPGTIRADFATTVDENIIHGSDSPESAAREIGIFFKPEEIIG; encoded by the coding sequence ATGGAACGCACCTACATCATGGTCAAACCCGACGGCGTGCGCCGGGGCCTCACCGGCGAAATCATCAACCGCATCGAGCGCAAAGGTTTCAAGATTGTGGCGATGAAGAAAATGCTCATCCCCCGCGCGACCGCCGAAATCCATTACGGTGAGCACCAGGGCAAGCCCTTTTTCGAGGGACTGGTTAACTTCATCACCAGTGGGCCGGTGGTGGCCATGGTGGTCGAAGGCCCTGGGGCCATCGCCGAGATGCGCCGCCTGATGGGGGCCACCCGCCCCTGGGAAGCCGCGCCCGGCACTATCCGCGCCGACTTTGCCACCACTGTGGACGAGAACATCATCCACGGCTCGGACAGCCCCGAGAGCGCCGCCCGTGAGATCGGAATCTTCTTCAAGCCCGAAGAAATTATCGGCTAG